The genomic DNA GCCCGGTCACCACCTTGACCTGAAGTCCCTGAGAACGGGCCATCACTGCATAGAGGCGGGCATAGTCAATACAGACACCCTTGCGTGTATCAAACGTATCTCTGGGAGTCTGCTCATGCCAGTCACCACGCCGCTCATAGGCGTCCACCTTGCCGTAATCATAGCTGATACGCGTGCCTACCCACTGATACAACGCTCTGGCTTTTTGCTCATCACCGCGAGCCCCCTCTGTAATCTTGGTCGCCGCCTGTTCAATATCGTTCGGAATATCCCGGTCGATCATTTCATATTTACGCTGCATAATGCCGTTCAATTCCTTGGTGACGGCCTGCGTAAATACGGGCAGCTTATCCTTAATCAGCGTACCGGACAAAGGTTCAATGACCGATTGCGCTCCTTGTTTATAAATGGGTGAAGCTTGGACATAGCTGCTAAACCCGCTGTCCGGGTATAAGCTTACACCTATAAACAGCAAGGCTATGACCATCACAGCGCGTGCTCCACCGATGAGGGTACCAATTCCGGCCCCCGCCAGCCTGCTGAAAAAGCCCGATTTCTTTTCCTGCTCACGTAGAGAGTTATCCGATCTGCCCCCTACCACCATGACATAAATTGCACGCAGTACAAATTGCGCGACAGCATAG from Paenibacillus sp. FSL R10-2782 includes the following:
- a CDS encoding transglutaminase domain-containing protein, encoding MKPSWLEPVLHWNGVTVLLIAIVLVSLIQGWRRGASRSVGALFGLIVDGILTVAGILCSLGLAMWLSPKVQQWLTAYMEHLPQRGLSGIEQFYYTLVAGLEGFPLLRFAVLFMLSYAVAQFVLRAIYVMVVGGRSDNSLREQEKKSGFFSRLAGAGIGTLIGGARAVMVIALLFIGVSLYPDSGFSSYVQASPIYKQGAQSVIEPLSGTLIKDKLPVFTQAVTKELNGIMQRKYEMIDRDIPNDIEQAATKITEGARGDEQKARALYQWVGTRISYDYGKVDAYERRGDWHEQTPRDTFDTRKGVCIDYARLYAVMARSQGLQVKVVTGLGYNGQGGYGSHAWNEVYLSGQHQWVPLDPTWAQSGDWFNPPGFAQTHIKDKVI